A window of Corallococcus macrosporus DSM 14697 contains these coding sequences:
- a CDS encoding ExeA family protein, translated as MTPAYLGHFGLTFAPFSKEVSDADLWLPTSKAALVEELGEALRNRASVVLTGEPGVGKTCVLRALRHRLPAQGFRLTYCHNATLGRRDFYRQLCLALGLKPSATAAAVFYSVTTHVEQLGAEKLHPVFLLDEAHLLHQDVLDHLHILLNYQWDSRALLSLILVGLPELESRMVRRHNRSLYSRLHTRLRIEPLTPEDTAEYLRVRLARAGCDRELFASDALAMLHEAASGALRDVDRLATAALREAARRRKKLVERDVLARVLDTVGIDEP; from the coding sequence ATGACGCCCGCGTACCTGGGCCACTTCGGCCTCACCTTCGCGCCCTTCTCCAAGGAGGTTTCGGACGCGGACTTATGGCTGCCCACCTCCAAGGCCGCCCTCGTGGAGGAGTTGGGCGAGGCCCTGCGCAACCGCGCCAGCGTCGTGCTCACCGGCGAGCCGGGCGTGGGCAAGACGTGTGTCTTGCGAGCGCTGCGACACCGGCTGCCTGCCCAGGGCTTCCGTCTGACGTACTGTCACAACGCCACCCTGGGCCGCCGCGACTTCTACCGCCAGCTGTGCCTGGCGCTCGGCCTCAAGCCGTCGGCCACCGCGGCCGCCGTCTTCTACTCGGTGACGACTCACGTCGAGCAACTGGGCGCCGAGAAGCTGCACCCCGTCTTCCTGCTGGACGAGGCCCACCTGCTCCACCAGGACGTGCTGGACCACCTCCACATCCTCCTCAACTACCAGTGGGACTCACGCGCGCTGCTCTCGCTCATCCTCGTCGGGTTGCCCGAGCTGGAGTCACGCATGGTGCGCAGGCACAACCGCAGCCTCTACTCGCGCCTGCACACCCGGCTGCGCATTGAGCCACTCACCCCAGAGGACACCGCGGAGTACCTCCGGGTGCGGCTGGCCCGCGCTGGGTGCGACCGCGAACTCTTCGCCTCGGACGCACTCGCCATGCTGCACGAGGCGGCCAGTGGCGCGCTGCGTGACGTGGACCGGCTCGCCACGGCGGCGCTGCGCGAGGCCGCTCGGCGAAGGAAGAAGCTGGTGGAGCGCGACGTGCTGGCCCGCGTGCTCGACACCGTCGGAATCGACGAGCCGTAG
- a CDS encoding DDE-type integrase/transposase/recombinase, translating to MDELSPNSHAEAVAVFRHGVIGALTQAELDRGQLAAALSQLATQRFRPPGADATRSFSVPTLERWYYAFRRRGLAGLTPQPRRDKGRAQEVPGPLRELLCDIRREHPSASVALILRTLVADGRMQGGAVSASTVRRLFHQEGLDRVALRDSAGSRTRLRWQVERPMALWHGDVCHGPALEVGGKSRPLRVHALLDDASRYVVALEAHHSEREVDMLGLFVRALRRHGKPDALYLDNGATYRGDTLATACARLGISLLHARPYDAPARGKMERFWRTLREGCLDFLGPVASLHDVNVRLWAFLDAHYHAAAHSRLVGRTPASVFGAHPRAPDGLDEKALADALTVRIRRRVRRDTTVALDGVDYELDAGHLAGRLVFLCRTLVDADAAPWVEVDGQRLPLHPVDAVRNARRERPYRKPHLDETAPRHPAFAPAQALLDRAVGRPPAHAQQDGGDE from the coding sequence ATGGACGAGCTGTCTCCCAATTCTCACGCAGAGGCCGTGGCCGTCTTTCGCCACGGCGTCATCGGCGCCCTGACTCAAGCCGAGCTCGACCGCGGCCAGTTGGCGGCGGCGCTTTCGCAACTGGCCACCCAGCGCTTCCGGCCCCCTGGGGCGGACGCGACGCGCAGCTTCTCGGTGCCGACGCTGGAGCGGTGGTACTACGCCTTTCGCAGGCGAGGACTGGCGGGACTGACGCCCCAGCCTCGGCGCGACAAGGGCCGGGCGCAGGAGGTGCCGGGGCCGCTGCGCGAATTGCTGTGCGACATCCGCCGCGAGCACCCTTCGGCGTCCGTCGCCCTCATTTTGCGCACGCTGGTGGCCGACGGGCGCATGCAGGGGGGCGCCGTCTCCGCTTCCACCGTCCGCCGCCTCTTCCACCAGGAGGGCCTGGACAGGGTGGCCCTGCGCGACTCGGCGGGGAGCCGCACGCGCCTGAGGTGGCAGGTGGAGCGCCCCATGGCCCTGTGGCACGGGGACGTCTGCCACGGCCCCGCGCTCGAGGTAGGCGGCAAGTCCCGCCCCCTGCGCGTGCACGCCCTGCTGGACGATGCCAGCCGCTACGTCGTGGCCCTGGAGGCCCACCACTCCGAGAGGGAGGTGGACATGCTGGGCCTCTTCGTGCGCGCGCTGCGCCGTCACGGCAAGCCGGACGCCCTCTACCTGGACAATGGCGCCACCTACCGGGGGGACACCCTGGCCACCGCGTGCGCGCGTCTGGGCATTTCCCTCTTGCACGCCAGGCCCTATGACGCGCCCGCGCGCGGGAAAATGGAGCGCTTCTGGCGCACGCTGCGGGAGGGCTGCCTGGACTTCCTGGGGCCGGTGGCCAGCCTCCACGACGTCAATGTCCGGCTGTGGGCCTTCCTCGACGCGCACTACCACGCCGCCGCGCACTCGCGTCTCGTCGGCCGCACGCCCGCGTCCGTCTTCGGGGCCCACCCGCGCGCGCCGGACGGCCTGGACGAGAAGGCCCTGGCCGACGCGCTCACCGTGCGCATTCGCCGGCGCGTACGGCGAGACACCACCGTGGCGCTGGACGGCGTGGACTACGAGTTGGACGCGGGCCACCTGGCCGGACGCCTCGTCTTCCTCTGCCGCACCCTGGTGGACGCCGACGCGGCGCCCTGGGTGGAAGTGGACGGCCAGCGGCTGCCCCTGCACCCGGTGGACGCGGTGCGCAACGCCCGCAGAGAGAGGCCCTACCGCAAACCGCACCTCGACGAGACGGCCCCACGCCACCCGGCCTTCGCGCCGGCCCAGGCGCTGCTGGACAGGGCTGTCGGCCGCCCTCCCGCGCACGCGCAGCAGGACGGAGGTGACGAATGA